Proteins from one Hydrogenophaga sp. SL48 genomic window:
- a CDS encoding hybrid sensor histidine kinase/response regulator: protein MSEHSVSRPLRILHLEDSRVDHALVKFALQRSQLPHEILLVDTMDDFLRELDSGVHDFVLADYHLPGFTGLDAWELVRERGIDIPFVILSGAIGETAAVDAMHRGVSDYLLKDSMNRLAHVIQRAVEVSQTRKAKAVADAELADSRRRLAELAEHLQTSIDQERADISREIHDDIGGALAAVKLDLSWVSRRTLDADVRHHMDAALEMLQHALDASQRIMMNLRPPILDQGLVAAVQWLAASFEKRAGVRVTVRRSSEQIDVPRAVQLVAYRTAQEALTNVAKHANATAVEIDLSDLEGVLTLEVTDNGQGLSSEALKKAKSFGLLGLKERAAKVDGWLDISSTRRGTSVILSVPLATPSSAEGGEGDFNHGDKNNDQSDFV from the coding sequence ATGTCAGAACACTCCGTATCCCGACCGCTGCGCATCCTCCACCTGGAAGACTCCCGGGTCGATCACGCCCTGGTGAAGTTCGCCCTGCAGCGCAGCCAGCTGCCGCACGAAATCCTGCTGGTGGACACCATGGACGACTTCCTGCGCGAGCTCGACTCGGGTGTCCACGACTTCGTGCTGGCCGACTACCACCTGCCCGGGTTCACGGGCCTGGACGCCTGGGAGCTGGTGCGCGAGCGGGGCATCGACATCCCCTTCGTGATCCTGTCGGGCGCCATCGGCGAAACCGCGGCGGTGGACGCCATGCACCGTGGCGTGAGCGACTACCTGCTCAAAGACAGCATGAACCGGCTGGCCCACGTGATCCAGCGCGCGGTGGAAGTGAGCCAGACCCGCAAGGCCAAGGCCGTGGCCGACGCCGAGCTCGCCGATTCACGCCGGCGCCTGGCCGAGCTGGCCGAACACCTGCAGACCAGCATCGATCAGGAGCGCGCCGACATCTCGCGCGAAATCCACGACGACATCGGCGGCGCCCTGGCCGCCGTCAAGCTCGACCTGTCCTGGGTCTCGCGCCGCACGCTGGACGCCGACGTGCGCCACCACATGGACGCCGCGCTGGAGATGCTGCAACATGCACTCGATGCGAGCCAGCGGATCATGATGAACCTGCGCCCCCCCATCCTCGACCAGGGGCTGGTGGCGGCTGTGCAGTGGCTGGCCGCCAGCTTCGAGAAGCGCGCCGGGGTGCGCGTGACCGTGCGACGCTCGTCCGAGCAGATCGACGTGCCGCGCGCGGTGCAGCTGGTGGCCTACCGCACGGCGCAGGAAGCCCTGACCAACGTGGCCAAACACGCGAACGCCACGGCCGTGGAGATCGACCTCAGCGACCTCGAGGGCGTGCTGACGCTGGAAGTGACCGACAACGGCCAGGGGCTGAGCAGCGAGGCGTTGAAGAAGGCCAAGTCCTTCGGCCTGCTCGGGCTCAAGGAGCGCGCGGCCAAGGTGGACGGCTGGCTCGACATCAGCTCCACCCGGCGCGGCACCTCGGTCATTCTGTCGGTGCCGCTGGCGACGCCCTCCAGCGCAGAGGGAGGTGAAGGCGATTTCAACCACGGGGACAAGAACAATGATCAAAGTGATTTTGTGTGA
- a CDS encoding response regulator, translating into MIKVILCDDHAVVRRGIRDTISEAVDIQVVGEAGSYPELREQMRKVECDVLVLDLNMPGRGGLEVLAALRDEGSLVKTLVVSMYPEDQYAIRCLRAGARGYVNKAGEPAELVAAIRTVQQGRKYVTPEVAQMLVDNLNAPESQELHASLSERELQTLQKIASGKKLSEIAEELMLSPKTVSVYRARVLEKLHLANNAELTVYAIRNSLV; encoded by the coding sequence ATGATCAAAGTGATTTTGTGTGACGACCACGCGGTGGTGAGGCGCGGCATCCGCGACACCATCTCCGAGGCGGTCGACATCCAGGTCGTCGGCGAAGCCGGCAGCTACCCCGAGCTGAGAGAGCAGATGCGCAAGGTGGAGTGCGACGTGCTCGTGCTCGACCTCAACATGCCCGGGCGCGGCGGGCTGGAGGTGCTCGCGGCCCTGCGCGACGAAGGCTCGCTGGTCAAGACCCTGGTGGTGTCCATGTACCCCGAAGACCAGTACGCCATCCGCTGCCTGCGCGCCGGCGCGCGCGGCTACGTCAACAAGGCCGGCGAGCCGGCCGAACTCGTGGCCGCCATCCGCACCGTGCAGCAGGGCCGCAAATACGTGACGCCCGAAGTGGCCCAGATGCTGGTGGACAACCTCAACGCCCCCGAGAGCCAGGAACTGCACGCCAGCCTCTCCGAGCGCGAGCTGCAGACCCTGCAGAAGATCGCCTCCGGCAAGAAGCTCTCGGAAATCGCCGAAGAGCTGATGCTCAGCCCCAAGACCGTGAGCGTGTACCGCGCGCGGGTGCTGGAGAAGCTGCACCTGGCGAACAACGCGGAGCTGACGGTTTACGCGATTCGGAACAGTTTGGTCTGA
- a CDS encoding RHS repeat-associated core domain-containing protein, with protein MVSENVFRGYRLTHNTYDEVRELPTVVQEGVSTRTQTITWHPTFRLPTQIDETGGKRTTFAYDDKGNLLQKTITATTGTPVNQTWAWTYNALGLMATETDPRGATTTYAYNSWGQLISQTNALGHVTTYAYNAAGQVSQINEPTGLVRYLTYTPRNWLATSTLSAGGVNLATAYTYTVDGQVKSVALPNGHTITYFYDAALRNTGWSDNRGQSASHTLDPAGNATDEQVRNSGGVLALQIRRTISALNRVQSETRGAGIVETYTQDANGRLASATDALGMTTTYGRDGLERINRVTDATSRAATITYNAQDAVTQVVDFQYVTTNYTRDVQGNARSEATPDAGTTASTYDALGLPSRIVDALGRASNITRDALGRPTLITHSPASGTSATTPGGKTLTTQLRYDLSGSACNASGQANASQGRLCEVIDMVDGVTHATPQYQWDAFGRLTAQAQTLSSAVANHSNLQTTAFTYLASGGGQGELSTITYPSGSVLTHQYNATGRLTGLLWNGQPLIENITYNALDQPLSWTWAFGDANTATSLNATRLYNTAGQLTASEFATFAPESTGRIGSVSQKLMKPNGAGGWVEEEVPFNALYNALGQLTSFTAVGTSPEFEWGHTYSYDNNANRTGGTITANGASMSFTSGLTSNRLTNAAGITVTTNAAGDITSLLGKTMAYDSAGHLAEATAVPPCPSGQNCAGQQTTLSRFNGWGQRYLRDTPSTQTVFTYGSDGFNLLSETTRNLGTSQLSTTEHIYLPTANGSMPVAVVIDGVHFAVHSDHLNTPRKLSDAAGQTQWQWPYSGFGEIGPQSTPASGQAPVSYSLRYPGQVDDGNGLFYNWHRFYDPRVGRYTSADPIGLGGGWNRFGYVDGNPLGLVDPEGLAAEHTKNARPSTQQKHQEAESRRARDAGGEKGDKNRRPPSKKPPGYKGPWPIRGIVPLVCPLCEVLEPQPLPGPERC; from the coding sequence GTGGTTTCAGAAAACGTCTTTCGAGGTTATCGGCTTACACACAACACCTATGACGAGGTCCGAGAGCTTCCCACTGTTGTTCAAGAGGGAGTCAGCACCCGCACCCAAACCATCACCTGGCACCCCACCTTCCGCCTGCCTACCCAGATCGACGAAACCGGCGGCAAGCGCACGACCTTTGCCTACGACGACAAAGGCAACCTGCTCCAGAAGACGATCACCGCCACCACCGGCACCCCTGTCAATCAAACCTGGGCCTGGACCTACAACGCCCTTGGCCTGATGGCCACCGAGACCGACCCGCGCGGCGCAACCACCACTTACGCCTACAACAGCTGGGGCCAGCTCATCAGCCAGACCAACGCCCTGGGCCACGTCACCACCTACGCCTACAACGCAGCGGGGCAGGTCTCGCAGATCAACGAGCCCACCGGCCTGGTCCGCTACCTCACCTACACCCCACGCAACTGGCTGGCGACCTCCACGCTCTCGGCCGGCGGCGTCAACCTCGCCACCGCCTACACCTACACGGTGGACGGCCAGGTCAAGAGCGTGGCGCTGCCCAACGGCCACACCATCACCTATTTCTACGACGCCGCCCTGCGCAACACCGGCTGGAGCGACAACCGGGGCCAGAGCGCCAGCCACACGCTCGACCCCGCCGGCAACGCCACCGACGAACAGGTGCGCAACAGCGGCGGTGTGCTGGCCCTGCAGATCAGGCGCACGATCAGCGCGCTCAACCGCGTGCAGAGCGAAACCCGGGGCGCGGGCATCGTCGAGACTTACACACAAGACGCCAACGGTCGCCTGGCCAGCGCCACCGACGCCCTGGGCATGACCACCACCTATGGCCGCGACGGCCTGGAGCGCATCAACCGCGTCACCGACGCCACCAGCCGTGCCGCCACCATCACCTACAACGCGCAAGACGCGGTGACCCAGGTGGTGGACTTCCAATACGTCACGACCAACTACACCCGCGACGTGCAAGGCAACGCCCGCTCCGAGGCCACGCCCGACGCCGGCACCACCGCATCGACCTATGACGCGCTGGGCCTGCCCAGTCGCATCGTCGACGCCCTGGGCCGCGCCAGCAACATCACCCGAGACGCGCTGGGCCGCCCCACGCTCATCACCCACAGCCCGGCCTCCGGCACCTCGGCCACCACCCCCGGTGGCAAGACCCTCACCACCCAGCTGCGCTACGACCTTAGCGGCAGCGCCTGCAACGCCAGCGGCCAAGCCAATGCCAGCCAGGGCCGGCTGTGTGAAGTGATCGACATGGTCGATGGCGTGACCCACGCCACCCCCCAATACCAGTGGGACGCATTCGGTCGCCTCACGGCCCAGGCGCAGACCCTCTCCAGCGCGGTGGCCAACCACAGCAATCTGCAGACCACCGCCTTCACCTACCTCGCCAGCGGCGGCGGCCAAGGCGAGCTGTCCACCATCACCTACCCCAGCGGCTCGGTGTTGACCCACCAATACAACGCCACCGGGCGCCTCACGGGCCTGCTCTGGAACGGTCAGCCGCTGATCGAGAACATCACCTACAACGCGCTGGACCAACCCCTGTCCTGGACCTGGGCCTTCGGCGACGCCAACACCGCCACCAGCCTCAACGCCACGCGCCTGTACAACACCGCGGGCCAGCTCACCGCCAGCGAGTTCGCCACCTTCGCCCCCGAGTCCACAGGCCGCATCGGCTCCGTCTCCCAAAAACTCATGAAGCCCAACGGCGCAGGCGGCTGGGTGGAAGAAGAGGTGCCCTTCAACGCCCTGTACAACGCCCTGGGCCAGCTCACCAGCTTCACCGCCGTGGGCACATCGCCCGAGTTCGAGTGGGGCCACACCTACAGCTACGACAACAACGCCAACCGCACCGGCGGAACCATCACCGCCAACGGGGCGTCGATGAGTTTCACCAGCGGGCTCACCAGCAACCGGCTGACCAACGCCGCGGGCATCACGGTAACCACCAACGCGGCGGGCGACATCACCAGCTTGCTGGGCAAGACGATGGCGTATGACAGCGCCGGGCACCTTGCGGAGGCGACAGCCGTGCCGCCTTGCCCTTCGGGCCAGAACTGCGCGGGCCAGCAGACCACGCTGAGCCGCTTCAACGGCTGGGGCCAGCGCTACCTGCGGGACACGCCGAGCACACAGACGGTGTTCACCTACGGGAGTGACGGCTTCAACCTGCTGTCGGAGACCACGCGCAACCTCGGCACCTCGCAGCTCTCGACGACAGAACACATCTACCTGCCCACGGCGAATGGGTCGATGCCGGTGGCGGTGGTCATCGATGGGGTGCACTTCGCGGTGCACAGCGACCACCTGAACACGCCCCGCAAGCTGAGCGATGCAGCCGGACAGACACAGTGGCAATGGCCGTACAGCGGGTTCGGTGAGATCGGGCCGCAGAGCACGCCTGCCTCAGGCCAGGCCCCGGTGAGCTACAGCTTGCGCTACCCCGGGCAGGTTGACGATGGCAACGGGCTGTTCTACAACTGGCACCGGTTCTATGACCCGAGGGTGGGGCGGTACACCTCTGCGGATCCGATTGGGTTGGGGGGTGGGTGGAACCGGTTTGGGTATGTGGATGGCAATCCGTTGGGGTTGGTGGATCCTGAGGGGCTTGCGGCGGAGCACACCAAGAATGCTCGCCCGAGCACGCAGCAAAAGCATCAGGAAGCAGAGTCTCGAAGAGCGAGAGATGCTGGGGGCGAAAAAGGCGACAAAAATCGTCGCCCTCCGAGTAAGAAGCCACCTGGCTACAAAGGTCCTTGGCCGATACGAGGAATTGTTCCACTGGTATGTCCGTTGTGCGAGGTTTTGGAGCCGCAGCCTTTGCCTGGACCTGAGCGCTGTTGA
- a CDS encoding tetratricopeptide repeat protein, with protein sequence MIKKGIKTPAKHLYDLALKAASRKHPDLARASALLEEAHDQGDRRATYAMATWYLFGNEVYPKNLRKAVQLLKLAAMADIASAHFDLAVSYETGQGIKKNEQAAYRHFLAAALNGDNESLTEVGRCLYYGIGIARDRKAAEVWFRRAEALGVDVR encoded by the coding sequence ATGATCAAAAAAGGCATCAAGACCCCCGCCAAACACTTGTACGACTTAGCGCTGAAGGCGGCTAGTCGAAAACACCCTGACTTGGCGCGCGCAAGTGCCTTGCTGGAGGAGGCGCACGACCAAGGGGATCGGCGTGCGACCTATGCAATGGCAACTTGGTATCTGTTTGGGAATGAGGTCTATCCCAAGAATTTGCGTAAGGCCGTCCAACTTCTCAAGTTGGCGGCTATGGCTGATATCGCATCTGCGCACTTTGATTTGGCCGTCAGCTATGAGACAGGGCAGGGTATCAAGAAGAATGAGCAAGCTGCCTATAGGCACTTCCTTGCAGCGGCTCTGAATGGGGATAACGAGTCTTTGACCGAGGTCGGCCGCTGCCTCTACTATGGGATTGGAATTGCACGTGATCGCAAGGCTGCTGAGGTGTGGTTTCGTCGAGCAGAAGCGTTGGGTGTAGACGTTCGATGA
- a CDS encoding DUF5329 domain-containing protein: MPNPHRLLLTLSLLSLSAAALAEPLPPAAKAEVTAVLNRLEASGCEFNRNDRWYSAAQARAHLQRKLDYVESKASAKTAEGFINLAASKSSVTGVAYQVRCSGQAPEASAAWLLKQLAELRRAKPGA, translated from the coding sequence ATGCCCAACCCCCATCGCCTCCTGCTCACCCTGTCGCTGCTGAGCCTGTCCGCAGCAGCCCTCGCCGAACCCCTGCCACCCGCCGCGAAAGCAGAAGTGACGGCGGTACTGAACCGGCTGGAGGCTTCGGGTTGCGAGTTCAACCGCAACGACCGCTGGTACAGCGCGGCGCAGGCGCGCGCGCACCTGCAGCGCAAGCTGGACTATGTTGAAAGCAAGGCGTCGGCCAAGACCGCCGAGGGCTTCATCAACCTGGCCGCCAGCAAGAGCAGCGTCACCGGTGTGGCCTACCAGGTTCGGTGCAGTGGGCAGGCGCCCGAGGCCAGCGCTGCCTGGTTGCTGAAGCAGCTGGCCGAGCTGCGCCGCGCGAAGCCGGGCGCTTGA
- the fliR gene encoding flagellar biosynthetic protein FliR: protein MISFTEADIMAIISPVFWPFLRILAVFSSAPIFSARTVPMRSRVALAMLVAICAQAGLPEQPVIGLGDSQAFGVVMQQVVVGIAIGLAVRIVFASVELAGEVIGLQMGLNYAGFFDPSTNQQTSAVGRYFGNTTMLLFVILNGHLMVLQAVVSSFETFPIGASAFESINRMRLHELGAVVFRYGLWIALPMIGMLLFVNIVLGFVSRVAPQMNAFAIGFPLTLTTGLLGIAVTLPLLEGPIVGLMKLATEIFTGG, encoded by the coding sequence ATGATCTCGTTCACCGAGGCCGACATCATGGCGATCATCTCGCCGGTGTTCTGGCCGTTTCTGCGGATCCTGGCGGTGTTTTCGAGTGCGCCGATCTTCTCTGCGCGCACGGTGCCGATGCGCAGCCGGGTGGCGCTGGCGATGCTGGTGGCGATCTGTGCGCAGGCGGGCTTGCCTGAGCAGCCGGTGATCGGCCTGGGTGATTCGCAGGCCTTCGGGGTCGTGATGCAGCAGGTGGTGGTCGGCATCGCCATCGGGCTGGCGGTGCGCATCGTGTTCGCCTCGGTCGAGCTGGCGGGCGAGGTGATCGGCCTGCAGATGGGCCTGAACTACGCCGGCTTCTTCGACCCCTCGACCAACCAGCAGACCAGCGCGGTGGGGCGCTACTTCGGCAACACCACCATGCTGCTCTTCGTCATCCTCAACGGCCACCTCATGGTGCTGCAGGCCGTGGTGTCGAGCTTCGAGACCTTCCCCATCGGCGCCAGCGCCTTCGAGTCGATCAACCGCATGCGCCTGCACGAGCTGGGCGCTGTCGTGTTCCGCTACGGGCTGTGGATCGCGCTGCCCATGATCGGCATGCTGCTCTTCGTCAACATCGTGCTCGGCTTCGTCTCGCGCGTCGCGCCGCAGATGAACGCCTTCGCCATCGGCTTCCCGCTCACACTCACCACCGGCCTGCTCGGCATCGCGGTCACGCTGCCCCTGCTCGAAGGCCCCATCGTCGGCCTCATGAAGCTCGCGACCGAGATCTTCACCGGAGGCTGA
- the fliQ gene encoding flagellar biosynthesis protein FliQ: protein MDSQAALTMAQNALYTVLMLSAPVLGSVLAVGLLVSLFQAITQIHEATLSFVPKLIAAIAVFAIAGPWMMNTLVDFIRSTILSIPNHAI from the coding sequence ATGGACTCCCAAGCCGCACTCACGATGGCGCAGAACGCGCTCTACACCGTGCTCATGCTCTCGGCCCCGGTGCTCGGCTCGGTGCTGGCGGTGGGCCTGCTGGTGAGCCTGTTCCAGGCCATCACGCAGATCCACGAAGCCACGCTCTCCTTCGTGCCCAAGCTGATCGCGGCCATCGCGGTGTTTGCCATCGCGGGGCCGTGGATGATGAACACGCTGGTGGATTTCATCCGCAGCACGATTTTGTCGATCCCGAACCACGCCATTTAG
- the fliP gene encoding flagellar type III secretion system pore protein FliP (The bacterial flagellar biogenesis protein FliP forms a type III secretion system (T3SS)-type pore required for flagellar assembly.) — translation MSSAVRPLLLLIALMLLGGSAWAQQAVPGPSLPIMVGQGAGGNSYSVPIQTLLFFTALSFLPAVLLLMTGFTRIVIVLSLLRQALGTQSAPPNQVIIGLSLFLTLFVMGPTLDKVYTEAYAPYTANQISFEQALERGQSPMRAFMLKQTRQSDFELFARLAKLPQDVTAETAPFRVIVPAFVTSELKTAFQIGFMIFIPFLVIDMVVASVLMSLGMMMLSPVLVALPFKLMLFVLADGWNLLLGSLAASFAT, via the coding sequence ATGTCTTCGGCGGTTCGCCCGCTCCTGCTGCTGATCGCGCTGATGCTTCTCGGCGGCAGCGCCTGGGCACAACAGGCCGTTCCCGGCCCGTCGCTGCCCATCATGGTGGGCCAGGGGGCGGGGGGCAACAGCTACTCGGTGCCGATCCAGACCCTGCTGTTCTTCACCGCGCTCTCGTTCCTGCCGGCGGTGCTGCTGCTCATGACGGGCTTCACCCGCATCGTCATCGTGCTCTCGCTGCTGCGCCAGGCGCTGGGCACCCAGTCGGCCCCGCCCAACCAGGTGATCATCGGCCTCTCGCTGTTCCTCACACTGTTCGTGATGGGCCCCACGCTGGACAAGGTCTACACCGAGGCCTACGCGCCCTACACCGCCAACCAGATCAGCTTCGAGCAGGCGCTGGAGCGCGGCCAGAGCCCCATGCGCGCCTTCATGCTCAAGCAGACGCGCCAGAGCGACTTCGAGCTCTTCGCCCGCCTCGCCAAGCTGCCGCAGGACGTGACCGCCGAGACCGCGCCGTTCCGCGTGATCGTGCCAGCCTTCGTCACCAGCGAGCTCAAGACCGCGTTCCAGATCGGTTTCATGATCTTCATCCCCTTCCTGGTGATCGACATGGTGGTCGCCAGCGTGCTGATGTCGCTGGGGATGATGATGCTGTCGCCGGTGCTGGTGGCGCTGCCGTTCAAGCTGATGCTGTTTGTTCTGGCCGACGGCTGGAACCTGCTGCTGGGTTCCCTGGCAGCGTCCTTCGCGACCTAG
- a CDS encoding FliO/MopB family protein produces MLQNAAPALVLLILMVCIAWALQRYRRHLPGAARQTGPSLQVLSTLALGPQQRVVTVQVGQGEGSVCLVLGVSAGSVTPLHSLPMPAPADEPAAPALPLGGFAARLAQFRKAPDATQ; encoded by the coding sequence ATGTTGCAAAACGCCGCTCCCGCCCTGGTGCTGCTCATCTTGATGGTGTGCATCGCCTGGGCGCTGCAACGCTACCGCCGCCACCTGCCGGGCGCCGCCCGGCAGACCGGTCCGTCGCTGCAGGTGCTCAGCACGCTCGCGCTGGGGCCGCAGCAACGCGTGGTCACGGTGCAGGTGGGCCAGGGTGAAGGCAGCGTCTGCCTGGTGCTGGGCGTGTCGGCCGGCAGCGTGACCCCGTTGCACAGCCTGCCGATGCCGGCACCCGCCGATGAACCCGCCGCGCCCGCCCTGCCCCTCGGTGGCTTCGCCGCCAGGCTGGCCCAATTCCGGAAAGCCCCCGATGCGACGCAGTGA
- the fliN gene encoding flagellar motor switch protein FliN, which translates to MSTESPDTMNDSVTDDWAQALEEQAVASSGSSAHDSAPAFDDSRATPAPAPASGNPMQDIQMVLDIPVQLTVELGRTKVPIKYILQLAQGSIVELDALAGEPMDVLINGYLIAQGEVVVVNDKFGIRLTDIVTPSERMRRVSKS; encoded by the coding sequence ATGTCCACTGAGAGCCCCGACACCATGAACGATTCCGTCACCGACGACTGGGCGCAGGCCCTGGAAGAGCAGGCCGTCGCCAGTTCCGGCAGCAGCGCGCACGACAGCGCGCCGGCTTTCGACGACAGCCGCGCGACGCCGGCCCCGGCCCCGGCCAGCGGCAACCCCATGCAGGACATCCAGATGGTGCTGGACATCCCGGTGCAGCTGACGGTGGAACTGGGCCGCACCAAGGTGCCGATCAAGTACATCCTGCAGCTCGCGCAAGGCTCCATCGTCGAGCTCGACGCACTGGCCGGCGAGCCGATGGACGTGCTCATCAACGGCTACCTGATCGCACAGGGCGAGGTGGTGGTGGTGAACGACAAATTCGGCATCCGGCTGACCGACATCGTCACACCGTCCGAGCGCATGCGACGCGTGTCCAAAAGCTAA
- the fliM gene encoding flagellar motor switch protein FliM has product MADSFLSQDEVDALLEGVTGESQKLEKDDTPTDGVRTYNLSSQERIVRGRMPTMEIINERFSRNLRLGLFNFIRRSPEVSVGGVQVQKYSAFLRELVVPTNFNIMAVRPLRGNGLVVCEPSLLFGVIDSLYGGNGKFHTRIEGRDFSPTEQRVIDRLVEVVAEEYKKAWRGVYPIELSYQRSEMQPQFATIATPSEIVVSTSFTLEIGDITGSLHICIPYATLEPIRDVLYSSVQGDAIEVDRRWVKLLSHEIQAAEVTMVAELAQTDATVEQLLAMQVGDFIELDRQPSIKAHVDGVPLFECQYGTHKGKYALRIDRKLSDPEKTWQGDPYVH; this is encoded by the coding sequence ATGGCTGATTCGTTTCTGTCCCAGGATGAGGTCGATGCCCTGCTGGAGGGGGTCACCGGCGAGAGCCAGAAGCTGGAAAAGGACGACACGCCCACCGACGGCGTTCGCACCTACAACCTGTCCAGCCAGGAGCGCATCGTGCGTGGGCGCATGCCCACGATGGAGATCATCAACGAGCGCTTCTCCCGCAACCTGCGGCTGGGCCTGTTCAACTTCATCCGGCGCAGCCCGGAGGTGTCGGTCGGCGGGGTGCAGGTGCAGAAATACAGCGCCTTCCTGCGTGAACTGGTGGTGCCCACCAACTTCAACATCATGGCGGTGCGTCCGCTGCGCGGCAACGGCCTGGTGGTGTGCGAGCCCTCCCTGCTGTTCGGCGTGATCGACAGCCTCTACGGTGGCAACGGCAAGTTCCACACCCGCATCGAGGGGCGCGACTTCTCGCCCACAGAGCAGCGCGTCATCGACCGGCTGGTCGAGGTGGTGGCCGAGGAATACAAGAAGGCCTGGCGCGGCGTGTACCCGATCGAGCTGTCCTACCAGCGATCGGAAATGCAGCCCCAGTTCGCCACCATCGCCACCCCCAGCGAGATCGTGGTCTCCACCAGCTTCACGCTGGAGATCGGCGACATCACCGGCTCGCTGCACATCTGCATTCCCTACGCCACGCTGGAACCGATCCGCGACGTGCTCTATTCCAGCGTGCAGGGCGATGCGATCGAGGTCGACCGCCGCTGGGTCAAGCTGCTCAGCCACGAGATCCAGGCGGCCGAGGTCACGATGGTGGCCGAGCTGGCCCAGACCGACGCCACGGTGGAACAGCTGCTGGCGATGCAGGTCGGCGACTTCATTGAACTGGACCGCCAGCCCTCCATCAAGGCCCACGTGGACGGCGTGCCGCTGTTCGAGTGCCAGTACGGCACGCACAAGGGCAAGTACGCGCTGCGCATCGACCGCAAGCTGTCCGACCCCGAGAAGACCTGGCAAGGAGACCCCTATGTCCACTGA
- a CDS encoding flagellar basal body-associated FliL family protein — MPAATATADAQAPAKPKSKKLLFILIGVVVLALAAAGGAFFLLKKNAAEAEEDMDGTEVVEEHSDAKSTPPTYLPMDNMVVNLADPGGARFVQLGITLQLQDDKTSEEVKVYLPSIRSSLLVLISQLTADEILQVTGKEKLAKDIIAVISRQMGYPVDAPEADAAQGKKPRRKAPPNPVQAVLFSSFIVQ, encoded by the coding sequence ATGCCCGCTGCCACCGCCACCGCCGATGCCCAGGCCCCGGCGAAACCCAAAAGCAAGAAGCTGCTGTTCATCCTGATCGGCGTGGTCGTGCTCGCGCTGGCCGCTGCGGGCGGCGCCTTCTTCCTGCTGAAGAAGAACGCCGCGGAGGCCGAAGAAGACATGGACGGCACCGAAGTGGTCGAGGAGCACAGCGACGCCAAAAGCACGCCACCGACCTACCTGCCCATGGACAACATGGTGGTGAACCTCGCCGATCCCGGCGGCGCCCGCTTTGTCCAGCTGGGCATCACCCTGCAGTTGCAGGACGACAAGACCAGTGAGGAAGTGAAGGTCTACCTGCCCAGCATCCGCAGCAGCCTGCTGGTGCTGATCTCCCAGCTCACGGCCGACGAGATCCTGCAGGTCACGGGCAAGGAAAAGCTGGCGAAGGACATCATTGCCGTGATCTCGCGCCAGATGGGCTACCCGGTCGACGCGCCGGAGGCCGATGCAGCACAGGGCAAGAAGCCGCGCCGCAAGGCACCGCCCAACCCGGTGCAGGCCGTGCTGTTCTCCAGCTTCATCGTGCAGTGA